The region GGCGGCGCCCATTGTTTCGATATCTTGATAGTATTCTTTCCAGGATTTTTCGGTCCACTTGTTGCCGGCTTTAAATTTAATAGCCACGTGTTTGGGATCGCGTGACGTCATTGTCAGAATAGAATGACCAAGGGTCAGAGAATTCGTCTTCATGATGAAATACTCCTGGTTGCTTTAATGTCAGTGCTGCGAATTATTTCAGGAAAAGCTCAACGGTTTGTTTTTGATTGGCTGGAATTTGCACAGTTCTTTCTGCTGAAAGACCTGTCACTTTATTGTAAGCCTGAATCTTAACACCGACTTCTGCCTGAATAGTGTAACCTTCGCCTGTAGGGCGGATAGCTACTGGAACTCCAGCGATTCTTAATTCCGAGTTCGCACCACCGTTTACGATATTAATGTAAACTGATGCCACTCTTGAAAGCGCTTGTAAAGTACCAGTAAATGAATACGCCTCGTAAGTTGGGGTTACGGTTGTTACTAAATCTGTATAGCCCTCTTTCACCAAGCGCAGACTGAAAGGGGTATTAGCCTTTCTTTGCATGCTGTGCGGAGTGAATTCACCCGTGTCAACGCCATCGATTACAATGCGTGATTTTGGTGGATTGCTGTAAATCGACACTGTGTAGTTGGCCGTCGAAGCATCTTCACGAGTTTGAGTTGTCGTGGTTGCGATAGCTTGGACTGCTGGTGAAGGCGCCGGTGGAGGAGTCGTTGGTTTTAAGCCAACTTGCTCGTGGAAGTTATTCTTGGGAGCAAAGTTTTGGAAAGCATAAACGCCACCAACCACTGCGGCGATCGCAATTGCACCACGCAATGCCCAGGTCGTTAGATTCGAAGATTTTCTAAAATGAATTGATGAGTTCGTACCGGCGCGAACTGCTCCAAGCGATGTTGGGTTGCGGGTCATCGTGCCTGTGCGACCTTGAGTATTTGTATAACCACTTAAAGTGTTTGGCTTTGGTGGCGTTTTCAAATCTTTAAGGTCAACACGGATATCTGTCGAAGTGTCGATATCCAAGTTTCCAGAATCGTCCACTGCAGCAGATGCTGTTGGAGGAGTAGGAACGCTTTGTGGTGGAATACGTGTATCTGTTTGCGTAACTACTGTTTTATCTTCAGTAGGTTGCGCTTGAACTTTTGCAAACTCAACTTGTTTGCGACGTTGTTCAAGGAATGCAGCAGAGAACGCATTTTTCATGAATACGGAGAAATCCTGAGGAGAAAACTCGGGATATTGTGTATTTAGGAATCTGTTCAAATCACGGTGAAAAGAAGCTGCAGTCTGGTAACGAAGGCTGCGATCTTTAGCCAATGCTTTGTTAACAATTCTTTCTAATTCTGGAGGAACAGAAGGATTGATTTTGCGGATGCTAGGGATTTGGCACTCGCGGATTTTGCGCAAGATCGCTGCTTCACTGTTTGAAGTGAATAAGCGGTCGTTAGCCAAAAGCTCCCACAATACGATACCCATAGAGAAAATATCTGTACGTGGGTCGATGTTTTGACCGTCCGCTTGCTCAGGGCTCATGTAGCCATATTTACCTTTAAGAGTACCAGCTTTAGTTGCTTCAATTTGGGTTTCCGCTTTAGCGATACCGAAGTCGATAATTTTAACTTCGCCTTCAAAGCTGACCATGATGTTTTGTGGACTCATATCGCGGTGAACGATATTTAAAGGGCGACCTGTTGTACCGTCAATGCAACGGTGAGCGTGGTCAAGACCTGCAGCCACTTCCTTCATCATGTAAACGATTTGCTCAATGGTGAAGGATGTCGTAGTTTTCTTAAGTTCATTTAGAATCTGGCGAAGGTTACGACCTTCAACGAATTCCATTACGAGGAAGAATTGGTTTCTCTCGACACCGAAGTCATAAATTGAGACAA is a window of Bdellovibrio sp. SKB1291214 DNA encoding:
- a CDS encoding serine/threonine-protein kinase; protein product: MSQAVEQFGKYILLERVAAGGMAEVYLSKSTGAVGVNKFVAIKRILPQYSDHQEFIEMFKEEAKIAVNLNHGNVVSIYDFGVERNQFFLVMEFVEGRNLRQILNELKKTTTSFTIEQIVYMMKEVAAGLDHAHRCIDGTTGRPLNIVHRDMSPQNIMVSFEGEVKIIDFGIAKAETQIEATKAGTLKGKYGYMSPEQADGQNIDPRTDIFSMGIVLWELLANDRLFTSNSEAAILRKIRECQIPSIRKINPSVPPELERIVNKALAKDRSLRYQTAASFHRDLNRFLNTQYPEFSPQDFSVFMKNAFSAAFLEQRRKQVEFAKVQAQPTEDKTVVTQTDTRIPPQSVPTPPTASAAVDDSGNLDIDTSTDIRVDLKDLKTPPKPNTLSGYTNTQGRTGTMTRNPTSLGAVRAGTNSSIHFRKSSNLTTWALRGAIAIAAVVGGVYAFQNFAPKNNFHEQVGLKPTTPPPAPSPAVQAIATTTTQTREDASTANYTVSIYSNPPKSRIVIDGVDTGEFTPHSMQRKANTPFSLRLVKEGYTDLVTTVTPTYEAYSFTGTLQALSRVASVYINIVNGGANSELRIAGVPVAIRPTGEGYTIQAEVGVKIQAYNKVTGLSAERTVQIPANQKQTVELFLK